From a single Pyxicephalus adspersus chromosome 11, UCB_Pads_2.0, whole genome shotgun sequence genomic region:
- the LOC140341254 gene encoding cyclin-dependent kinase 11B-like isoform X7 — protein sequence MGDEKDNWKADDRDSKRDSLEEGELRDQKMEITIRNSPYRREDSMEDRGEEDDSLAIKPPQQISRKEKSHHRKDEKRKRRHRSHSAEGAGVKYTRVKEKDREHERRKRHREEQDKVRRERERQKRRELAREHSRRESWSLICRDRLEQLERNRVRERKKREQQKEQREAKERERREEERRKEREARREGPEGSALPQRRKPGLLQEAEKMQYDVHYTDSRITVEFNAQTAAHHRTAREEHGDKSKGNYRSRSPMRQAREKLEVDGRKQVKEERPDVRDLLSDLQDISDSERKTSSGESSTGGSGSGSEEEEETSSEESEEGEEEEEEVEEEEEEEEEEEEEEEETASNSEAASEHSAEEVSEEEMSDDDERENGNHVPHVAESRFDHDSAGSEEEEEEEEEEEDIRDVSPHSNAQTDGEYVPDSPVMSPVELKQELPKYLPALQGCRSVEEFHCLNRIEEGTYGVVYRAKDKKTDEIVALKRLKMEKEKEGFPITSLREINTILKAQHENIVRVREIVVGSNMDKIYIVMNYVEHDLKSLMETMKQPFLPGEVKTLMIQLLRGVRHLHDNWILHRDLKTSNLLLSHAGILKVGDFGLAREYGSPLKPYTPIVVTLWYRAPELLLGAKEYSTAIDMWSVGCIFGELLTQKPLFPGKSEIDQINKIFKDLGTPSEKIWPGYNELPAVKKMTFTDYPYNNLRKRFGALLSDQGFDLMNKFLTYCPARRITAEDGLKHEYFRETPLPIDPSMFPTWPAKSEQQRVKRGTSPRPPEGGLGYSQLGDDDLKDTGFHLTTTNQGASAAGPGFSLKF from the exons ATGGGGGATGAAAAAGACAACTGGAAG GCTGATGATCGAGATTCCAAAAGAGATTCTTTGGAGGAAGGAGAGCTGAGAGATCAAAAGATGGAAATCACTATTCGAAATTCACCTTACAGACGAGAAGATTCAATGGAAGACAG AGGTGAGGAGGATGATTCACTTGCTATTAAACCCCCACAACAAATTTCTCGGAAGGAAAAATCTCACCACAGAAAGGACGAGAAGAGGAAGCGCCGACATCGCAGTCACTCTGCTGAAGGTGCTGGAG TTAAATACACTCGAGTGAAAGAGAAGGACAGGGAGCATGAGAGAAGGAAAAGACACAGAGAGGAGCAAGATAAAGTACGTCGCGAACGGGAGAGACAGAAAAGGAGGGAACTGGCCAGAGAGCATTCCAGAAGAGAAAG ttggtctTTAATTTGCAGGGATCGATTGGAACAACTTGAACGTAACAGAGTGCGTGAGCGGAAGAAGAGAGAACAGCAGAAGGAGCAGAGAGAGgcaaaggaaagagagagaagagaagaagagagacgCAAAGAGCGAGAGGCAAGAAGAGAAG GGCCTGAAGGATCTGCGCTTCCTCAGCGCAGGAAGCCAGGGCTCTTGCAAGAGGCTGAAAAAATGCAGTACGATGTACACTATACAGATTCAAGAATAACTGTAGAGTTTAACGCTCAAA CAGCAGCTCATCATAGAACTGCCAGAGAGGAGCATGGAGACAAATCAAAAGGCAACTACCGCAGTCGCAGCCCCATGAGGCAGGCACGTGAAAAACTTGAAGTAGATGGAAGAAAGCAAG TGAAAGAGGAAAGACCAGATGTGAGGGATCTTCTTTCAGACTTGCAAGACATTAGTGACAGTGAGAGGAAGACTAGTTCTGGCGAATCTTCTACAG GAGGCTCAGGTTCAGGgtctgaagaagaagaagaaaccaGCTCTGAGGAGTcagaagaaggagaagaggaggaggaggaagtggaagaagaggaagaagaagaagaggaagaggaggaagaagaggaggaaacTGCAAGTAACTCAGAAGCAGCTTCCGAGCATAGTGCAG AAGAAGTCAGTGAAGAGGAGATGAGTGATGATGATGAGAGAGAAAATGGAAATCATGTGCCTCATG TTGCAGAATCCAGGTTTGACCATGATTCTGCCGGGagtgaggaggaagaggaggaagaggaggaggaggaagatatCAGGGATGTGAGTCCCCATTCCAATGCTCAGACAGATGGTGAATATGTTCCTGACTCTCCAGTTATGTCTCCTGTGGAACTGAAGCAAGAGCTTCCCAAATACCTTCCAGCTCTACAG GGCTGCCGCAGTGTTGAGGAGTTCCATTGCTTGAATCGGATCGAGGAGGGAACATATGGTGTTGTGTACAGAGCAAAGGACAAGAAAACAG ATGAAATTGTGGCTCTCAAGCGactgaaaatggaaaaagagaaagaagggttCCCTATAACTTCACTTCGTGAAATCAACACTATATTGAAAGCCCAGCATGAGAACATTGTTCGGGTTAGG GAAATTGTTGTGGGAAGTAACATGGACAAAATCTATATCGTAATGAACTATGTGGAACATGACTTGAAGAGCCTCATGGAGACCATGAAACAGCCTTTTCTACCAG GTGAAGTTAAAACTCTTATGATCCAGCTATTACGGGGAGTCCGCCATCTACATGATAACTGGATTCTTCACAGGGATCTGAAGACCTCCAATTTACTGCTTAGTCATGCCGGTATATTAAAG GTTGGCGACTTTGGGTTGGCCCGGGAGTATGGTTCTCCACTTAAACCCTACACCCCGATCGTAGTGACCCTGTGGTATCGAGCCCCAGAGCTTTTACTTGGAGCTAAG GAATACTCTACAGCCATAGACATGTGGTCAGTGGGATGTATTTTTGGAGAGCTGCTAACCCAAAAACCTCTCTTCCCGGGAAAATCTGAGATTGACcagatcaataaaatatttaag GATTTGGGAACTCCAAGTGAGAAGATCTGGCCAGGTTACAATGAACTGCCTGCAGTCAAGAAAATGACATTTACAGATTACCCCTACAACAACTTACGAAAAAGATTTGGAGCTCTCCTCTCTGACCAAGGATTTGACCTCATGAACAA GTTCCTGACTTACTGCCCAGCTAGGAGAATTACTGCAGAAGATGGTTTAAAGCATGAATATTTCCGAGAAACCCCCCTGCCAATCGACCCTTCAATGTTCCCAACATGGCCAGCAAAGAGTGAACAGCAGAGGGTGAAACGTGGAACAAGTCCCCGACCACCAGAGGGTGGTCTGGGATACAGTCAATTG GGAGATGATGATCTAAAGGACACAGGCTTTCACTTGACCACTACCAACCAGGGAGCATCGGCTGCTGGGCCTGGCTTTAGCCTTAAATTTTGA
- the LOC140341254 gene encoding cyclin-dependent kinase 11B-like isoform X5 has protein sequence MGDEKDNWKVKTLDEILQEKKRRKEQEEKADSKHRNADDRDSKRDSLEEGELRDQKMEITIRNSPYRREDSMEDRGEEDDSLAIKPPQQISRKEKSHHRKDEKRKRRHRSHSAEVKYTRVKEKDREHERRKRHREEQDKVRRERERQKRRELAREHSRRERDRLEQLERNRVRERKKREQQKEQREAKERERREEERRKEREARREGPEGSALPQRRKPGLLQEAEKMQYDVHYTDSRITVEFNAQTAAHHRTAREEHGDKSKGNYRSRSPMRQAREKLEVDGRKQVKEERPDVRDLLSDLQDISDSERKTSSGESSTGGSGSGSEEEEETSSEESEEGEEEEEEVEEEEEEEEEEEEEEEETASNSEAASEHSAEEVSEEEMSDDDERENGNHVPHVAESRFDHDSAGSEEEEEEEEEEEDIRDVSPHSNAQTDGEYVPDSPVMSPVELKQELPKYLPALQGCRSVEEFHCLNRIEEGTYGVVYRAKDKKTDEIVALKRLKMEKEKEGFPITSLREINTILKAQHENIVRVREIVVGSNMDKIYIVMNYVEHDLKSLMETMKQPFLPGEVKTLMIQLLRGVRHLHDNWILHRDLKTSNLLLSHAGILKVGDFGLAREYGSPLKPYTPIVVTLWYRAPELLLGAKEYSTAIDMWSVGCIFGELLTQKPLFPGKSEIDQINKIFKDLGTPSEKIWPGYNELPAVKKMTFTDYPYNNLRKRFGALLSDQGFDLMNKFLTYCPARRITAEDGLKHEYFRETPLPIDPSMFPTWPAKSEQQRVKRGTSPRPPEGGLGYSQLGDDDLKDTGFHLTTTNQGASAAGPGFSLKF, from the exons ATGGGGGATGAAAAAGACAACTGGAAGGTAAAAACACTGGATGAgattttgcaagaaaaaaagaggCGGAAAGAACAAGAAGAAAAGGCAGATTCTAAACATAGAAAT GCTGATGATCGAGATTCCAAAAGAGATTCTTTGGAGGAAGGAGAGCTGAGAGATCAAAAGATGGAAATCACTATTCGAAATTCACCTTACAGACGAGAAGATTCAATGGAAGACAG AGGTGAGGAGGATGATTCACTTGCTATTAAACCCCCACAACAAATTTCTCGGAAGGAAAAATCTCACCACAGAAAGGACGAGAAGAGGAAGCGCCGACATCGCAGTCACTCTGCTGAAG TTAAATACACTCGAGTGAAAGAGAAGGACAGGGAGCATGAGAGAAGGAAAAGACACAGAGAGGAGCAAGATAAAGTACGTCGCGAACGGGAGAGACAGAAAAGGAGGGAACTGGCCAGAGAGCATTCCAGAAGAGAAAG GGATCGATTGGAACAACTTGAACGTAACAGAGTGCGTGAGCGGAAGAAGAGAGAACAGCAGAAGGAGCAGAGAGAGgcaaaggaaagagagagaagagaagaagagagacgCAAAGAGCGAGAGGCAAGAAGAGAAG GGCCTGAAGGATCTGCGCTTCCTCAGCGCAGGAAGCCAGGGCTCTTGCAAGAGGCTGAAAAAATGCAGTACGATGTACACTATACAGATTCAAGAATAACTGTAGAGTTTAACGCTCAAA CAGCAGCTCATCATAGAACTGCCAGAGAGGAGCATGGAGACAAATCAAAAGGCAACTACCGCAGTCGCAGCCCCATGAGGCAGGCACGTGAAAAACTTGAAGTAGATGGAAGAAAGCAAG TGAAAGAGGAAAGACCAGATGTGAGGGATCTTCTTTCAGACTTGCAAGACATTAGTGACAGTGAGAGGAAGACTAGTTCTGGCGAATCTTCTACAG GAGGCTCAGGTTCAGGgtctgaagaagaagaagaaaccaGCTCTGAGGAGTcagaagaaggagaagaggaggaggaggaagtggaagaagaggaagaagaagaagaggaagaggaggaagaagaggaggaaacTGCAAGTAACTCAGAAGCAGCTTCCGAGCATAGTGCAG AAGAAGTCAGTGAAGAGGAGATGAGTGATGATGATGAGAGAGAAAATGGAAATCATGTGCCTCATG TTGCAGAATCCAGGTTTGACCATGATTCTGCCGGGagtgaggaggaagaggaggaagaggaggaggaggaagatatCAGGGATGTGAGTCCCCATTCCAATGCTCAGACAGATGGTGAATATGTTCCTGACTCTCCAGTTATGTCTCCTGTGGAACTGAAGCAAGAGCTTCCCAAATACCTTCCAGCTCTACAG GGCTGCCGCAGTGTTGAGGAGTTCCATTGCTTGAATCGGATCGAGGAGGGAACATATGGTGTTGTGTACAGAGCAAAGGACAAGAAAACAG ATGAAATTGTGGCTCTCAAGCGactgaaaatggaaaaagagaaagaagggttCCCTATAACTTCACTTCGTGAAATCAACACTATATTGAAAGCCCAGCATGAGAACATTGTTCGGGTTAGG GAAATTGTTGTGGGAAGTAACATGGACAAAATCTATATCGTAATGAACTATGTGGAACATGACTTGAAGAGCCTCATGGAGACCATGAAACAGCCTTTTCTACCAG GTGAAGTTAAAACTCTTATGATCCAGCTATTACGGGGAGTCCGCCATCTACATGATAACTGGATTCTTCACAGGGATCTGAAGACCTCCAATTTACTGCTTAGTCATGCCGGTATATTAAAG GTTGGCGACTTTGGGTTGGCCCGGGAGTATGGTTCTCCACTTAAACCCTACACCCCGATCGTAGTGACCCTGTGGTATCGAGCCCCAGAGCTTTTACTTGGAGCTAAG GAATACTCTACAGCCATAGACATGTGGTCAGTGGGATGTATTTTTGGAGAGCTGCTAACCCAAAAACCTCTCTTCCCGGGAAAATCTGAGATTGACcagatcaataaaatatttaag GATTTGGGAACTCCAAGTGAGAAGATCTGGCCAGGTTACAATGAACTGCCTGCAGTCAAGAAAATGACATTTACAGATTACCCCTACAACAACTTACGAAAAAGATTTGGAGCTCTCCTCTCTGACCAAGGATTTGACCTCATGAACAA GTTCCTGACTTACTGCCCAGCTAGGAGAATTACTGCAGAAGATGGTTTAAAGCATGAATATTTCCGAGAAACCCCCCTGCCAATCGACCCTTCAATGTTCCCAACATGGCCAGCAAAGAGTGAACAGCAGAGGGTGAAACGTGGAACAAGTCCCCGACCACCAGAGGGTGGTCTGGGATACAGTCAATTG GGAGATGATGATCTAAAGGACACAGGCTTTCACTTGACCACTACCAACCAGGGAGCATCGGCTGCTGGGCCTGGCTTTAGCCTTAAATTTTGA
- the LOC140341254 gene encoding cyclin-dependent kinase 11B-like isoform X11, with amino-acid sequence MGDEKDNWKVKTLDEILQEKKRRKEQEEKADSKHRNADDRDSKRDSLEEGELRDQKMEITIRNSPYRREDSMEDRGEEDDSLAIKPPQQISRKEKSHHRKDEKRKRRHRSHSAEVKYTRVKEKDREHERRKRHREEQDKVRRERERQKRRELAREHSRRERDRLEQLERNRVRERKKREQQKEQREAKERERREEERRKEREARREAAAHHRTAREEHGDKSKGNYRSRSPMRQAREKLEVDGRKQVKEERPDVRDLLSDLQDISDSERKTSSGESSTGGSGSGSEEEEETSSEESEEGEEEEEEVEEEEEEEEEEEEEEEETASNSEAASEHSAEEVSEEEMSDDDERENGNHVPHVAESRFDHDSAGSEEEEEEEEEEEDIRDVSPHSNAQTDGEYVPDSPVMSPVELKQELPKYLPALQGCRSVEEFHCLNRIEEGTYGVVYRAKDKKTDEIVALKRLKMEKEKEGFPITSLREINTILKAQHENIVRVREIVVGSNMDKIYIVMNYVEHDLKSLMETMKQPFLPGEVKTLMIQLLRGVRHLHDNWILHRDLKTSNLLLSHAGILKVGDFGLAREYGSPLKPYTPIVVTLWYRAPELLLGAKEYSTAIDMWSVGCIFGELLTQKPLFPGKSEIDQINKIFKDLGTPSEKIWPGYNELPAVKKMTFTDYPYNNLRKRFGALLSDQGFDLMNKFLTYCPARRITAEDGLKHEYFRETPLPIDPSMFPTWPAKSEQQRVKRGTSPRPPEGGLGYSQLGDDDLKDTGFHLTTTNQGASAAGPGFSLKF; translated from the exons ATGGGGGATGAAAAAGACAACTGGAAGGTAAAAACACTGGATGAgattttgcaagaaaaaaagaggCGGAAAGAACAAGAAGAAAAGGCAGATTCTAAACATAGAAAT GCTGATGATCGAGATTCCAAAAGAGATTCTTTGGAGGAAGGAGAGCTGAGAGATCAAAAGATGGAAATCACTATTCGAAATTCACCTTACAGACGAGAAGATTCAATGGAAGACAG AGGTGAGGAGGATGATTCACTTGCTATTAAACCCCCACAACAAATTTCTCGGAAGGAAAAATCTCACCACAGAAAGGACGAGAAGAGGAAGCGCCGACATCGCAGTCACTCTGCTGAAG TTAAATACACTCGAGTGAAAGAGAAGGACAGGGAGCATGAGAGAAGGAAAAGACACAGAGAGGAGCAAGATAAAGTACGTCGCGAACGGGAGAGACAGAAAAGGAGGGAACTGGCCAGAGAGCATTCCAGAAGAGAAAG GGATCGATTGGAACAACTTGAACGTAACAGAGTGCGTGAGCGGAAGAAGAGAGAACAGCAGAAGGAGCAGAGAGAGgcaaaggaaagagagagaagagaagaagagagacgCAAAGAGCGAGAGGCAAGAAGAGAAG CAGCAGCTCATCATAGAACTGCCAGAGAGGAGCATGGAGACAAATCAAAAGGCAACTACCGCAGTCGCAGCCCCATGAGGCAGGCACGTGAAAAACTTGAAGTAGATGGAAGAAAGCAAG TGAAAGAGGAAAGACCAGATGTGAGGGATCTTCTTTCAGACTTGCAAGACATTAGTGACAGTGAGAGGAAGACTAGTTCTGGCGAATCTTCTACAG GAGGCTCAGGTTCAGGgtctgaagaagaagaagaaaccaGCTCTGAGGAGTcagaagaaggagaagaggaggaggaggaagtggaagaagaggaagaagaagaagaggaagaggaggaagaagaggaggaaacTGCAAGTAACTCAGAAGCAGCTTCCGAGCATAGTGCAG AAGAAGTCAGTGAAGAGGAGATGAGTGATGATGATGAGAGAGAAAATGGAAATCATGTGCCTCATG TTGCAGAATCCAGGTTTGACCATGATTCTGCCGGGagtgaggaggaagaggaggaagaggaggaggaggaagatatCAGGGATGTGAGTCCCCATTCCAATGCTCAGACAGATGGTGAATATGTTCCTGACTCTCCAGTTATGTCTCCTGTGGAACTGAAGCAAGAGCTTCCCAAATACCTTCCAGCTCTACAG GGCTGCCGCAGTGTTGAGGAGTTCCATTGCTTGAATCGGATCGAGGAGGGAACATATGGTGTTGTGTACAGAGCAAAGGACAAGAAAACAG ATGAAATTGTGGCTCTCAAGCGactgaaaatggaaaaagagaaagaagggttCCCTATAACTTCACTTCGTGAAATCAACACTATATTGAAAGCCCAGCATGAGAACATTGTTCGGGTTAGG GAAATTGTTGTGGGAAGTAACATGGACAAAATCTATATCGTAATGAACTATGTGGAACATGACTTGAAGAGCCTCATGGAGACCATGAAACAGCCTTTTCTACCAG GTGAAGTTAAAACTCTTATGATCCAGCTATTACGGGGAGTCCGCCATCTACATGATAACTGGATTCTTCACAGGGATCTGAAGACCTCCAATTTACTGCTTAGTCATGCCGGTATATTAAAG GTTGGCGACTTTGGGTTGGCCCGGGAGTATGGTTCTCCACTTAAACCCTACACCCCGATCGTAGTGACCCTGTGGTATCGAGCCCCAGAGCTTTTACTTGGAGCTAAG GAATACTCTACAGCCATAGACATGTGGTCAGTGGGATGTATTTTTGGAGAGCTGCTAACCCAAAAACCTCTCTTCCCGGGAAAATCTGAGATTGACcagatcaataaaatatttaag GATTTGGGAACTCCAAGTGAGAAGATCTGGCCAGGTTACAATGAACTGCCTGCAGTCAAGAAAATGACATTTACAGATTACCCCTACAACAACTTACGAAAAAGATTTGGAGCTCTCCTCTCTGACCAAGGATTTGACCTCATGAACAA GTTCCTGACTTACTGCCCAGCTAGGAGAATTACTGCAGAAGATGGTTTAAAGCATGAATATTTCCGAGAAACCCCCCTGCCAATCGACCCTTCAATGTTCCCAACATGGCCAGCAAAGAGTGAACAGCAGAGGGTGAAACGTGGAACAAGTCCCCGACCACCAGAGGGTGGTCTGGGATACAGTCAATTG GGAGATGATGATCTAAAGGACACAGGCTTTCACTTGACCACTACCAACCAGGGAGCATCGGCTGCTGGGCCTGGCTTTAGCCTTAAATTTTGA
- the LOC140341254 gene encoding cyclin-dependent kinase 11B-like isoform X3: MGDEKDNWKVKTLDEILQEKKRRKEQEEKADSKHRNADDRDSKRDSLEEGELRDQKMEITIRNSPYRREDSMEDRGEEDDSLAIKPPQQISRKEKSHHRKDEKRKRRHRSHSAEVKYTRVKEKDREHERRKRHREEQDKVRRERERQKRRELAREHSRRESWSLICRDRLEQLERNRVRERKKREQQKEQREAKERERREEERRKEREARREGPEGSALPQRRKPGLLQEAEKMQYDVHYTDSRITVEFNAQTAAHHRTAREEHGDKSKGNYRSRSPMRQAREKLEVDGRKQVKEERPDVRDLLSDLQDISDSERKTSSGESSTGGSGSGSEEEEETSSEESEEGEEEEEEVEEEEEEEEEEEEEEEETASNSEAASEHSAEEVSEEEMSDDDERENGNHVPHVAESRFDHDSAGSEEEEEEEEEEEDIRDVSPHSNAQTDGEYVPDSPVMSPVELKQELPKYLPALQGCRSVEEFHCLNRIEEGTYGVVYRAKDKKTDEIVALKRLKMEKEKEGFPITSLREINTILKAQHENIVRVREIVVGSNMDKIYIVMNYVEHDLKSLMETMKQPFLPGEVKTLMIQLLRGVRHLHDNWILHRDLKTSNLLLSHAGILKVGDFGLAREYGSPLKPYTPIVVTLWYRAPELLLGAKEYSTAIDMWSVGCIFGELLTQKPLFPGKSEIDQINKIFKDLGTPSEKIWPGYNELPAVKKMTFTDYPYNNLRKRFGALLSDQGFDLMNKFLTYCPARRITAEDGLKHEYFRETPLPIDPSMFPTWPAKSEQQRVKRGTSPRPPEGGLGYSQLGDDDLKDTGFHLTTTNQGASAAGPGFSLKF, encoded by the exons ATGGGGGATGAAAAAGACAACTGGAAGGTAAAAACACTGGATGAgattttgcaagaaaaaaagaggCGGAAAGAACAAGAAGAAAAGGCAGATTCTAAACATAGAAAT GCTGATGATCGAGATTCCAAAAGAGATTCTTTGGAGGAAGGAGAGCTGAGAGATCAAAAGATGGAAATCACTATTCGAAATTCACCTTACAGACGAGAAGATTCAATGGAAGACAG AGGTGAGGAGGATGATTCACTTGCTATTAAACCCCCACAACAAATTTCTCGGAAGGAAAAATCTCACCACAGAAAGGACGAGAAGAGGAAGCGCCGACATCGCAGTCACTCTGCTGAAG TTAAATACACTCGAGTGAAAGAGAAGGACAGGGAGCATGAGAGAAGGAAAAGACACAGAGAGGAGCAAGATAAAGTACGTCGCGAACGGGAGAGACAGAAAAGGAGGGAACTGGCCAGAGAGCATTCCAGAAGAGAAAG ttggtctTTAATTTGCAGGGATCGATTGGAACAACTTGAACGTAACAGAGTGCGTGAGCGGAAGAAGAGAGAACAGCAGAAGGAGCAGAGAGAGgcaaaggaaagagagagaagagaagaagagagacgCAAAGAGCGAGAGGCAAGAAGAGAAG GGCCTGAAGGATCTGCGCTTCCTCAGCGCAGGAAGCCAGGGCTCTTGCAAGAGGCTGAAAAAATGCAGTACGATGTACACTATACAGATTCAAGAATAACTGTAGAGTTTAACGCTCAAA CAGCAGCTCATCATAGAACTGCCAGAGAGGAGCATGGAGACAAATCAAAAGGCAACTACCGCAGTCGCAGCCCCATGAGGCAGGCACGTGAAAAACTTGAAGTAGATGGAAGAAAGCAAG TGAAAGAGGAAAGACCAGATGTGAGGGATCTTCTTTCAGACTTGCAAGACATTAGTGACAGTGAGAGGAAGACTAGTTCTGGCGAATCTTCTACAG GAGGCTCAGGTTCAGGgtctgaagaagaagaagaaaccaGCTCTGAGGAGTcagaagaaggagaagaggaggaggaggaagtggaagaagaggaagaagaagaagaggaagaggaggaagaagaggaggaaacTGCAAGTAACTCAGAAGCAGCTTCCGAGCATAGTGCAG AAGAAGTCAGTGAAGAGGAGATGAGTGATGATGATGAGAGAGAAAATGGAAATCATGTGCCTCATG TTGCAGAATCCAGGTTTGACCATGATTCTGCCGGGagtgaggaggaagaggaggaagaggaggaggaggaagatatCAGGGATGTGAGTCCCCATTCCAATGCTCAGACAGATGGTGAATATGTTCCTGACTCTCCAGTTATGTCTCCTGTGGAACTGAAGCAAGAGCTTCCCAAATACCTTCCAGCTCTACAG GGCTGCCGCAGTGTTGAGGAGTTCCATTGCTTGAATCGGATCGAGGAGGGAACATATGGTGTTGTGTACAGAGCAAAGGACAAGAAAACAG ATGAAATTGTGGCTCTCAAGCGactgaaaatggaaaaagagaaagaagggttCCCTATAACTTCACTTCGTGAAATCAACACTATATTGAAAGCCCAGCATGAGAACATTGTTCGGGTTAGG GAAATTGTTGTGGGAAGTAACATGGACAAAATCTATATCGTAATGAACTATGTGGAACATGACTTGAAGAGCCTCATGGAGACCATGAAACAGCCTTTTCTACCAG GTGAAGTTAAAACTCTTATGATCCAGCTATTACGGGGAGTCCGCCATCTACATGATAACTGGATTCTTCACAGGGATCTGAAGACCTCCAATTTACTGCTTAGTCATGCCGGTATATTAAAG GTTGGCGACTTTGGGTTGGCCCGGGAGTATGGTTCTCCACTTAAACCCTACACCCCGATCGTAGTGACCCTGTGGTATCGAGCCCCAGAGCTTTTACTTGGAGCTAAG GAATACTCTACAGCCATAGACATGTGGTCAGTGGGATGTATTTTTGGAGAGCTGCTAACCCAAAAACCTCTCTTCCCGGGAAAATCTGAGATTGACcagatcaataaaatatttaag GATTTGGGAACTCCAAGTGAGAAGATCTGGCCAGGTTACAATGAACTGCCTGCAGTCAAGAAAATGACATTTACAGATTACCCCTACAACAACTTACGAAAAAGATTTGGAGCTCTCCTCTCTGACCAAGGATTTGACCTCATGAACAA GTTCCTGACTTACTGCCCAGCTAGGAGAATTACTGCAGAAGATGGTTTAAAGCATGAATATTTCCGAGAAACCCCCCTGCCAATCGACCCTTCAATGTTCCCAACATGGCCAGCAAAGAGTGAACAGCAGAGGGTGAAACGTGGAACAAGTCCCCGACCACCAGAGGGTGGTCTGGGATACAGTCAATTG GGAGATGATGATCTAAAGGACACAGGCTTTCACTTGACCACTACCAACCAGGGAGCATCGGCTGCTGGGCCTGGCTTTAGCCTTAAATTTTGA